Part of the Pseudomonas chlororaphis genome, GTACCGAAGCCACTCGAGCCGGCATCATCAAGGGATTGATTGATCGGGGTTATTTGCAAAAGAAGAAACGCGCTTTAGTGGCCTCCGCAGCGGCTCATACCCTGATCGAAGCGGTACCCGCAGCAGTTACGGATCCAGGTATGACGGCGATCTGGGAGCAGGCGCTAGACGAAATCGAAGCAGGACGTCTAACCCTTGATGCATTCGTCGCCAAGCAGGCGAACTGGGTCACGCAATTGGTCGAACACTGCGCAGAGCTCACCTTGGCGTTACCGGTCGAAAAAAGCGGCCTAGCCTGCCCCATTTGCAACGCATCAATGCGCAGACGCACGGGAAAATCAGGGCCGTACTGGTCCTGCTCCCACTACCCGGACTGCAAGGGCACCATCCCAATCAGAAAAGATACGCGACGCCCATGACGCATCAATGGAATGTACCGATCAGTGTGTCATTAACGGAGACTGATCCCTCTCCAGGTCAATTAGCGGTTGTCCGATTTCACGGGCCAAGGCGATGCCCGTCGAAATCCATATCTGTCCCAATTCATTGAACGCTTTCAGGTGTGCAGGATCTTCGTTGAGCCAATGGACAAGACTGTCCAAGTGTTCGGGGTTATCAGGACAATCATGGATCTTGATGAACAACTCCAGTGTTCGATCCCAAATCAAATCCGTGACGTCCTTGCTCGACTCTTCCATGCTCAACCATCCCTCAATGCGGCCCTGTTAGACCAATCATCTCTCACTGACCACCCTGGGCTCTGATGCCGAGGAATAGAAACCACATCGCGATGCAATGCAATTTCAGTCATCATTACAACCTAACAAGTCGATACTCAACCTTTAAGGATGTTCATGTCAACGGGTCTTTGCTCAACCATTCGGGTTGAACCGGAGAACTCATCACTTGGCACATAAACATCCAACCCAAGCCCAAATCGGGCGCATGATCGCGAAGCACCGCACCGAGCGTAATCTGACCCAGGAAGAGGTGGCTGAACGCTTAGGGATCGGCAGCGAAGCCATCTCGCGCCTGGAACGGGGTGTGGTGGAGCTTTCCGTGGTCAAGCTGATGCAGCTGGCGGATATTTTTGACTGCCGTATGGATGAACTGCTGACGGAGTCGAGCAATCGTCCCAATGACCAAGGCCAGATGATTGCGGGCCTACTGAGTGGACTGGAGGAAAGCGACCGCGCCTTTATCCTGACGACTGTCGAACAATTGGCCGCTCATCTGGGCAGCAAGTAAGCTCATCATTCGCTGGAGTTCGATATGGAAACCCTGAGGTGGACGCTCTGCCTTGGCCTTGACGTCGCCCCGCCCCCTTTGCTGTAGTACCTCAGGATCATCGCCAACGGCGACCCAAGACCGACTCGCTCCGGGTAGCTCGGTCGGACTCTTAGAGTTCGGAGCCTTTTCTCTTCTCCGGAATTGCATTCCTGACTTGTGCTCGACCTGATTGCTGAGGCGGATGACCGTTGTTGCTTCTACCAGGCAACAACGGTCATCCGCCTCGGCGATTGTATTCAGTCCCGGGGCCCACCGGGGAAACACTGGGCACCCTTTGTGCGCGGATGCGTGCCAGCAATTTCCGACCCAGGCCACGACAAGGGTCGGTTGGCGAGTCGTGACGCGGTTTAATCAAGCTTTGCGAGGGGCTTGTCCGCTGTGTGAGACGGCCAAAGGTGGCTTTTCTCTTCTTCGCCTGGCCGCACGCCGGGCCCACTCTTCATTTTTTTCATTCCAGTGACCGCCACAGTATTCCGGCCCTAAAAATTCGGGTTGCAGCGTCTTGACGCTCCCCTGTGACAGGCTTATACAAAGGGCGTGGTTCGCTGTCGTTGACAGCCCAGCCCAGGTAGCTTGAACCTTCAAGGCTACGCCACGTTCGTGGTGGTTTACCCAAGTGCGATTAGCATCCGGAAGCTCGCACGGTTACCGCTCCAGCGGTGATGAATGCCCACTCCCCCGCCTGCGGATTTTTGCCACAGACATCCCTCTGCTGTATCGCTATTCACCCAGAGCATCGTCCTGTCCCTCATCAATACCGATGGCGGGCAGCTCATTGCTGATCCTCACCTTACCCACCCTGACGGGGTTCACTTTCCCGTCAGGGATCGTGCGCCGCCGTTTTTCCTTGTAACAGGAGAACCATCATGGCCCACGCCAACCAACCTCAAGAAGTGACTTACTTCAATCTACATACCGCCGGCATTGGCTACCTCAACCGTGTGCGTGAAGTACAGGTTCGCCGCGGACAGCCGTTCATGGCCTGCGATATTGCAGCTCTGCACGGTGCGGCCGATGCGGTGGAATACACTCGCTTCGATTGCAAGGTCGCTGGGGGCGAAGCTGAACGCTTGATTCGCCTCTACATGGACGCCGTCAATGCCGAGAAAAAGGTGTTGCTGTCGTTTCGTATCGGCGATCTGTGGATTGATCCGTTTCTCTACGAGAAAGGCGTCAAACAAGGCCAACCAGGCGCCAGCCTGAAGGGTCGTCTGCTGTTCATCGACTGGATCAAGGTCAACGGCATGCTCGAGTACAAAGCGCCTGCCAGGCAGGAAGCAACAGCACCTGCTGAGCAAGCGCCTACCCATGAACCTCCTCCTGCATCGTCTGATGCCGAAGGTGAAGAGAACGAACCCGAAGTTAAACCTTCGTCACGCCCGGCTCGCCGTGTCTCTACTCAAACCGTTCGGTCCGCTTGAATGGTTCGTAAAGCCCGTCATCAAGGCGCTCCTTCGGGCGCCTTTTTTTAACCGACATGGGAGCCATCTTATGGAATCCTTCTGGCTTTGCGACGAATGCGTGTGCGCTGCGGCTTATGAGGACTACAGCACGCTTTCGCTTTATCAAACAGCGGATCAAATCGCTCAACGCATCGCCGCTCTTCCACCTGGATTGGCTCGACTGATACCCGTCAGTGCCGACTTCGATTCCGAGGCCGGCTGGGGAATAAACGGATTTTCCTCGCAGCCCTGCGATGGCTGCGCTTCTCCTCTGCACGGTCAGCGCCACCAATTCACTCGGTTGTAAACGGCTCGACACCTGCTCACAACCACTTCATACCCAGCCAGGGGATACCACTCCCCTGGGGTGTGTGCCCCTGCCGATCCAACTCGGAGGCACCCCATGAGTAATCAACTCACACTGATTGAAACCACCGATCCTGAAGCTGATCGGCTCGCACACGAGAATCGCGTGATCGATGAAGCGCTGCATATTCTGGATCGTCGATTGTTCACCCGCGGCCCAGGTCTGACTTCTCCTGAGACCGTGGCCTCATTCCTGAAACTGCAACTGACTCAACAGGAGCATGAAGTCTTCGGCGTGATCTTCCTCGATGCCAAACATCGAGTGCTTGCGTTCGAAATTCTTTTTCACGGCAGCATCGACGGTGCCAGCGTATACCCTCGCCAGGTCGTTAAACGCTCCATGGCTCATAACGCCGCAGGCGCTATTTTTGTTCACAACCACCCTTCTGGTTGCACCGAACCCAGCCAGGCAGACCGCATCCTGACCGTTAGGTTGAAGGAAGCTTTGGCGCTGATCGAAGTGCGTGTACTGGACCACTTCATCGTTGGCGAAGGCCGTCCGCTGTCCTTTGCCGAATACGGTTGGCTTTAACGCTTACAGGCACTCTCGGGTGCCTTGTTCATTGTTAGCCTGGAGAGCTTCCTATGAACCCTATCCATCAAGACTCAGTTCCGCTGGTAGATTCAAATCCTTTTATGCGTGGCTACCATAGCCTGGATATCGAGCGGCTACTGCAAATCACCTATGACGAATACTGTCCGCCCTGCTTTCGCTCCTTGCACCACTCGCAAGCCCATCTGTCCGACGATGAACTACAACTGTCCCGCTGTTTGTTCAATGATGATTTCGCCTTGATCAGCGAAGGCCAATCCATTCCAAATGAGTTAGATGAATGCTGCCAGACCACTGGACTGGTCCGCCAAGTCGTCTACGCGGTAATGGGTGAAAGGCTCAACCAGAGGCGCCATGTCGGTGATCTGTATTCTCTGGAAGAAGCACAAACTGTGATTCATCACTTGAGCTTCGAAACGGGGCACTACAGTCGGTCCTGGGAGATCAGCACTAGCCATCTTCCCGCAGAGGCGATGTCTTACCTGCAGGAGCGGGTGTACAACGCAATGCCCAAGCCAACGAGTCTGTTTTTCGAGCTGTTCAAATTGCCGGACTGCGACGGCATCGGGTGCAAGCTGATCGGCACCCCTTGGACGGATGAACAGCTGTTGAAAATCGACGGTCGCTCCTACTTGTCACTCAAACAAGAACAACTCGATGCCGGCACCCCGGGAGCCTTGGTCCATGTGTTGTACCTGGCGGCGCTGGCGGATGTGCGGATATTGATCTTCGATCCCTACGCGGCCGTCTTGCCCGGGCTCGCGGTTTTCGACGAATAACCATGCGATGTGCCGCATTAATACGGAGCCCCCCTGAATCGCATTTCTCACTGAATCACGCTTCCCCTCATGTCAGGTTCTGCACTGAATCTGACATGAGGAATCTTTTCCATGGCCCGTTTTTTCACGCTGGTCTGTCTGCTAGGCGCACTGAGCGCGTGCACTGCGCAAGCTCCAAGTACATCGCCGTCCCATCCACCACCCGACAATGAGATGAGCCGGAGCCAATCCAAAAAGGATACTGGCGAAGGCAGTCATCAGGCGGACCTTCGCTATGGCCGCTATACGCTAGTGAGCACCGCGCCCACTAGGGAACAACGAGACCTGCTTGCCCAGATCATCGACATCAGCATCCCGTCAAACCTGAGTCCATCGGTCCAGGATGCGCTGCACTATGTGTTGTTGCGCTCGGGCTATTCGCTCTGTCCTGATGCCCCGCCAGTGAAGGTGCTCTTCAGCCGTCCATTACCAGCAGCACACTATCGCCTTGGACCGATCCCGTTGCGCAGCGCACTGCAAGTGCTGGCCGGTCCGGCTTGGCAACTCACAGTCGACGATATCAATCGCTCAGTCTGCTTCGAACCACAAAAAGCCGAGACCCGAACTGTACCGATCGCCTCTTCTCCGTCCCCCCAGCTGGAGACGCGCCCATGAAAGCCTCAACGTTTCAAACCCTGATCGTTGGGGGACTGTGCCTGGCGGTCGCTGGGCTGAGCGGTGGTCTATATAACCAGGCTCAGAGCATGACGAAATTGCAGGACAGCAGCATCCAACACCAACAGACCTTGGACACCCTGCAACGTGACTCAAACGCCCTCAAGGATACGCAGGAAAAACTGCATTACGCGGTGAAAGACCTGAGGCAGATGGTCGATACCGGCGAGCAACAAGCCAGTGTCCTCGACCCGATGCTGGACCAGTGGGCACAAGAAATTCAGGAATTGCGCGACGGTCTGGCAACCCGGGCTACCGAGGCTGACATGACTGCGTTACGGGCACGCCTGGAACAAGTGGAGCAGAAGCTCCTGGACCTCAGCTCCAAGCCATCACCACCAGCGCCACCGTCCACAGCCAAACCGAAAAACACCGTTCTCCCCAAGTCCGTCCCACTCTCGCCTCCCTTTTCAGTGTCGGGTGTTGAGTCCCGCGGCGGCGAACGTTTCTTGGCGGTCACCCCGCATGACAGCCGTACTCTCGCGGATGTTCGACTGCTGCATAGCGGCGAACAAATCAGCACCTGGCGCCTGAAAGCATTGGAACCAACCTCGGTCATTTTTGCGGTGAGCGGACATCCAGACCAAACCGTTCAGGTTCCTTAAGAGGTCTGCATGAACAAAGTGCTCCCGACCGTCCTCTGTCTCGTATCAATAGTTGCCGTTAGCGCTGCGCAGGGAGATACCGCTGCGATCCATTCGCAGCCCCAAGACACTCAAACCATCCCATTGGAGCGCCTCCGTTCGACTCAGGCTGCGACCTGGGGATTGTCCGAGCAAGAGTGGTCACGCTTCGAGCAGATCCAAGCTGGCCCGCGCGGTTTCTGGAGTCCAACTCTCGATCCATTGACGGCTCTCGGGGTCGAAGCCGAGTCCGATCAGGAGCGTCAGCGCTATGCCGAATTACAGGTCGCGTTGGAGGCCAAACGCGCCGAACGCGAGCTGGCCTATCAGAACGCTTATACCGCCGCATGGGCCAAGCTGTTTCCCGGACTGCTGCCGATCCAGGGCATGGCGTCCGCCTCCCCTGCCAACTCCCCAGTAGCGCCCCGCCCAGCGTTGTTCGTGAAAGATCATTGCCAGCCATGTGTCGTCGAAGCGCAGCGTCTGCAAAACAGTGACGCCGCTTTCGATATCTACCTGGTGGGCAGCCAAGGCGACGATGAACGCATCCGCACCTGGGCACGGCAGGCGGGCATCGACCCGGTTCGAGTACAGCGCCGGCAGATCACCCTGAATCATGACCGTGGTCACTGGCTCAGTTTGGGGGCTTCAGGCCCATTCCCTGTCACGTTCCAACAGGTGAATGGACAATGGCAACGTCTCAACTGAGCAGTTTGTTACTCACGCTCATGGCACTGACGGTTCATGCGAACGAACTGCCGCCGCCGGCCTATCAACTGGCGGCGCACGGTGCAGACATTCCTCCTGCTGTTCTTTTCGCCATCACCTTGCAGGAGAGTGGTATTCGCGTGCGAGGTCGGCTGTTGCCCTGGCCTTGGACACTGAATATCGCCGGAACACCTTATCGCTTCGTCACTCGCCAAGCGGCGTGCCAAGCCTTGGTTCAGGCGCTCGCCCACCACGGCGCCAAGCGGGTCGATGTTGGACTCGGACAAACCAACCTGGGTTATCACGGGCAACGCTTTTCCAGCCCCTGCGAAGCCCTCGATCCTTACCGAAATCTCGCCGTGACCGCCGCGCTGCTGCGTGAACATCACGCCGCCACCGGTGATTGGGTACTGGCTGCCGGACGCTACCACCGCCCAGCGGGAGGCCCGCCTGCTGCTCGCTATCGCGCCAGTTTTTCTCGCCAACTCCAACGGGTACTGTTTTCCTTCAATCAGGTCATATCTCCATGAAACGAATTACCCT contains:
- a CDS encoding XRE family transcriptional regulator; the protein is MAHKHPTQAQIGRMIAKHRTERNLTQEEVAERLGIGSEAISRLERGVVELSVVKLMQLADIFDCRMDELLTESSNRPNDQGQMIAGLLSGLEESDRAFILTTVEQLAAHLGSK
- a CDS encoding DNA repair protein RadC: MSNQLTLIETTDPEADRLAHENRVIDEALHILDRRLFTRGPGLTSPETVASFLKLQLTQQEHEVFGVIFLDAKHRVLAFEILFHGSIDGASVYPRQVVKRSMAHNAAGAIFVHNHPSGCTEPSQADRILTVRLKEALALIEVRVLDHFIVGEGRPLSFAEYGWL
- a CDS encoding ABC transporter substrate-binding protein: MNPIHQDSVPLVDSNPFMRGYHSLDIERLLQITYDEYCPPCFRSLHHSQAHLSDDELQLSRCLFNDDFALISEGQSIPNELDECCQTTGLVRQVVYAVMGERLNQRRHVGDLYSLEEAQTVIHHLSFETGHYSRSWEISTSHLPAEAMSYLQERVYNAMPKPTSLFFELFKLPDCDGIGCKLIGTPWTDEQLLKIDGRSYLSLKQEQLDAGTPGALVHVLYLAALADVRILIFDPYAAVLPGLAVFDE
- a CDS encoding chemotaxis protein codes for the protein MKASTFQTLIVGGLCLAVAGLSGGLYNQAQSMTKLQDSSIQHQQTLDTLQRDSNALKDTQEKLHYAVKDLRQMVDTGEQQASVLDPMLDQWAQEIQELRDGLATRATEADMTALRARLEQVEQKLLDLSSKPSPPAPPSTAKPKNTVLPKSVPLSPPFSVSGVESRGGERFLAVTPHDSRTLADVRLLHSGEQISTWRLKALEPTSVIFAVSGHPDQTVQVP
- a CDS encoding conserved protein, ly exported; its protein translation is MNKVLPTVLCLVSIVAVSAAQGDTAAIHSQPQDTQTIPLERLRSTQAATWGLSEQEWSRFEQIQAGPRGFWSPTLDPLTALGVEAESDQERQRYAELQVALEAKRAERELAYQNAYTAAWAKLFPGLLPIQGMASASPANSPVAPRPALFVKDHCQPCVVEAQRLQNSDAAFDIYLVGSQGDDERIRTWARQAGIDPVRVQRRQITLNHDRGHWLSLGASGPFPVTFQQVNGQWQRLN